The Christensenella timonensis DNA segment ATGGCCCGAAGGGCGTCGGCGCATTGTATGTACGTGAGGGCGTGAAGATAGCCCCTTTGCTGTACGGCGGCGCGCAGGAACGCAAGAGGCGTGCGGGAACAGAGAACGTACCGGAAATCGCGGGGATGGCAAAAGCGCTCCTGCTTGCCGTGCAGGAGATGGACGAAGAAATGCGGCGGATATCGCTGTTGCGGGATTATATGATGGAAAAGGTGAGGGAATGCTTGCCGCGTGCAGTGGTCAACGGACATGGAACACACAGGCTGCCCAACAATGTAAACATTTCCCTCAAAGGGATCGAATCGGAGGCGGCGCTTTTGAGCCTCGATATGGCTGGCATCGAATGTTCGAGCGGGTCTGCATGTACCAGCGGATCGCTGGAGCCATCGCATGTGCTGCTGGCGATGGGAAAGCCGCCGGAAGAAGTCAGGAGCGCACTGCGCTTTACATTGGGAAAAACGACGACCAAAGAGCAGATCGACCGGGTGCTTGGACAGCTTAAAGAGCTGCACTGCCGCGCAGACCGGCTGGAAGAATGCTGAAAAAGGGCGAAACAAGGGAATATATTGATTTACAGATCAAAAGAAGTAGGTTATAATGAAACAGGAACGGCCTGGGGTAGGGCGGAACATGTTGGAGGCGAAAAAATGTCTGATTTAGATAAAACCATGCAATTTAATTTTGACAAGGAACTGGAAAACCCGGTTCGCGGCATCATTCGTATCGTGAGCGAAGCAATGCGTGAAAAGGGCTATGACCCGGTGAACCAATTGATCGGATATATCGTTTCCGGTGACCCAACGTATATCACGGGATATAAAAATGCCCGTTCCCTGATCGCGAGCGTGGACAGGGATGAGCTTTTGGAAGAACTGGTCAGCTTTTATATCAAGCAAATATAATAAAATGAAGATCACGCCCTCGAGTGTTTGGGCGTGATTTTTTGAACAGGAGAACAGTTTGGCAAGAATCATAGGACTGGACGTAGGGGACAAAAGGATCGGGATCGCCCTTTCCGACTTACTGATGATCACGGCACAGCCGGTCGAAACATATACCAGGACGCAGGAGGAGCAATCGGATATTGAGTATCTGGTTGGTTTGATGGAAAAGAACGATGTGGATAAAATCGTTTGCGGCCTTCCGAAAAATATGAACGGGACGATCGGCGAGCAGGCGGAGAAGGTACAGGCTTTTGCGGAGAAGCTCAAAGAAGCGAGCGGGAAGCAGCTCGTATACTGGGATGAGCGCCTGACGACCAAAAGTGCGCACCGGACGCTCCTGGAAGCGGATGTAAGCCGAAAAAAACGAAAAAAGGTAGTGGACAAGATTGCTGCTGTTTATATCCTTCAGGGGTATATGGACAGTATATCGATATGAAAGAATGCATCCGGAAAGGAAATGAAACGATGAGTGAAGAATTGAATTTGATCGAAATGCAGGACGAAGACGGTAACGTATTACAATTTGAGCATTTGCTGACATTTGAAGTAGACGACAGTTTTTATGTCGCTTTTACGCCGGTCGAAAAGATGGAAGAATTCGATGTGGGCGAAGTGCTGATCATGCGGATCGAGGAGGGCGACGACGGAGACGTTTATGTGCCGATCGAAACGGAACAGGAACTGGACGAGCTATGGGGCATCTTCCAGCAGCTTTATTACGAAGACGATGAAGAAGAAGAGGACGGCGAGGAATAATATCCTTGCATTCCCTGTTTTCTTTGTGGTATAATATCAGACGATAACGCACCTGGAGCGGATTCCAGCACTCGTGCCGGAAACGGTGACGCTGGAGGTAAAGCACAGGGAGGCATAAAACGAGGAGGTTTATTTAATATGTCAGTTATTTCAATGAAACAACTTTTAGAAGCAGGTGTGCATTTCGGACACCAGACCCGCCGTTGGAACCCG contains these protein-coding regions:
- a CDS encoding IreB family regulatory phosphoprotein, with protein sequence MSDLDKTMQFNFDKELENPVRGIIRIVSEAMREKGYDPVNQLIGYIVSGDPTYITGYKNARSLIASVDRDELLEELVSFYIKQI
- the ruvX gene encoding Holliday junction resolvase RuvX, whose product is MITAQPVETYTRTQEEQSDIEYLVGLMEKNDVDKIVCGLPKNMNGTIGEQAEKVQAFAEKLKEASGKQLVYWDERLTTKSAHRTLLEADVSRKKRKKVVDKIAAVYILQGYMDSISI
- a CDS encoding DUF1292 domain-containing protein, whose protein sequence is MSEELNLIEMQDEDGNVLQFEHLLTFEVDDSFYVAFTPVEKMEEFDVGEVLIMRIEEGDDGDVYVPIETEQELDELWGIFQQLYYEDDEEEEDGEE